In Jaculus jaculus isolate mJacJac1 chromosome 11, mJacJac1.mat.Y.cur, whole genome shotgun sequence, the following proteins share a genomic window:
- the Exoc1l gene encoding exocyst complex component 1-like yields MSSLVKEDLEKKLFKPLSQHLYEFIEIEFSVQDRYYLCVSVTKTEEVKIIIVKHYRVGLDEKYEVTKKWSLNDLEMIDGKEADTDNPFFDLHFKKVYCLEAYSCASKYSFARTVTKLNDAYLKKDLQIVNFDATYIRDDSIWSSNNKDCLVLMRICFYAFNLVCLSLCPLPL; encoded by the exons ATGTCATCGCTGGTGAAGGAGGACTTGGAGAAGAAACTGTTTAAGCCACTCTCTCAGCATCTGTACGAGTTCATTGAAATAGAGTTCTCCGTTCAGGACAGGTATTACCTCTGCGTGTCAG TGACCAAAACTGAAGAAGTGAAAATCATCATCGTGAAACACTACAGAGTAGGCTTAGACGAGAAATATGAAGTCACAAAGAAGTGGTCTTTGAACGACCTGGAGATGATTGATGGAAAAGAAGCAGATACC gaCAATCCGTTTTTTGACCTGCACTTCAAGAAAGTGTACTGTTTGGAAGCATATAGCTGTGCTTCCAAGTACTCCTTTGCCCGAACTGTAACCAAGCTGAACGATGCCTACTTAAAGAAGGACCTGCAGATCGTGAACTTTGACGCCACCTACATCCGTGATGATTCCATCTGGTCCTCCAACAATAAGGACTGCCTGGTCCTCATGAGGATATGCTTTTATGCTTTCAACCTCGTGTGCCTGTCCCTCTGTCCCCTGCCCCTTTGA